One segment of Arthrobacter sp. MMS18-M83 DNA contains the following:
- a CDS encoding pyridoxal phosphate-dependent aminotransferase, with amino-acid sequence MPELAAHVREVPVNQIREITEAAWATPGAIVLSIGEPGFALPRHILDAGIACLDRDETNYTPNAGIPALREAFADRFRAHNKVDVGTERVYVVDGAQQGLHFAMSLLLSPGDEILIPNPGYPTFAMTGHLLNAVPVQYPLYPEHEFQPRIEDIEALITPRTKVLVLNSPSNPLGAVIGAEVTRQLVEMAVKHDLWIISDECYEAFTFDVPHTSPACFDSTVPGEARVFTSLTLSKTYGLTGLRIGALICPPGLERKMNNVMEAIVSCVASPSQYAAVAALTGPQDYVDTAREHYRSNRDAASAVLAEKGIPFLGAQGAFYLWADVSHVSGGDVRAWVRAFLAEFGVAVAPGTAFGSIGEGWIRIALCGDHQQLLDGVRRLPARS; translated from the coding sequence ATGCCAGAGCTTGCCGCGCACGTCCGCGAAGTCCCCGTGAACCAGATCCGCGAGATCACCGAGGCCGCTTGGGCGACTCCCGGGGCGATTGTCCTCAGCATCGGCGAGCCCGGCTTTGCGCTGCCCCGTCACATCCTGGACGCGGGGATCGCTTGCCTTGACAGGGACGAGACCAACTACACCCCCAATGCCGGGATCCCTGCCCTGCGGGAAGCCTTCGCCGACCGATTCCGCGCCCACAACAAGGTGGACGTCGGCACAGAGCGCGTGTACGTCGTGGACGGGGCCCAACAGGGCCTTCATTTCGCCATGAGCCTGCTCCTCTCCCCCGGCGACGAGATCCTGATTCCGAATCCTGGCTATCCCACCTTTGCCATGACTGGCCACCTGCTGAACGCCGTCCCGGTGCAGTACCCGCTCTACCCGGAGCACGAGTTCCAGCCGCGCATCGAGGACATCGAGGCACTGATCACGCCCCGGACCAAGGTGTTGGTCTTGAATTCGCCGTCCAATCCCTTGGGCGCGGTGATCGGCGCGGAAGTCACCCGTCAACTGGTGGAAATGGCCGTCAAACACGATCTCTGGATCATTTCGGATGAATGCTACGAAGCGTTCACGTTCGATGTTCCGCACACGAGTCCGGCCTGCTTCGACAGCACCGTCCCCGGCGAAGCGCGGGTCTTCACGTCCCTGACCCTGTCCAAAACCTACGGACTGACGGGACTGCGGATCGGGGCGCTCATTTGCCCTCCGGGCCTGGAGCGGAAGATGAACAACGTCATGGAGGCAATCGTTTCCTGCGTGGCTTCGCCATCCCAGTACGCCGCCGTCGCGGCGCTGACCGGCCCCCAGGACTATGTGGACACCGCCAGGGAGCACTACCGCTCCAACCGGGATGCCGCGTCAGCAGTGCTGGCGGAGAAGGGCATTCCCTTTCTGGGCGCCCAAGGAGCTTTCTACCTTTGGGCCGACGTCTCGCATGTGAGCGGCGGCGACGTGCGCGCCTGGGTGCGCGCGTTCCTCGCGGAGTTCGGAGTTGCCGTGGCGCCGGGTACCGCGTTCGGTTCCATCGGCGAGGGGTGGATCAGGATCGCGCTGTGCGGCGATCACCAGCAGTTGCTCGACGGCGTCAGACGGCTCCCGGCGCGGTCTTGA
- the rpsO gene encoding 30S ribosomal protein S15 — protein MALEAAVKQSIIEAYATSKGDTGSPEVQIAVLTQRIKDLTEHMKEHKHDFHTQRGLLAMVGRRKRMLGYLKKTDIARYRALIERLGLRR, from the coding sequence GTGGCACTTGAAGCCGCTGTTAAGCAGTCCATCATCGAGGCATACGCAACGTCCAAGGGCGACACTGGTTCGCCGGAGGTCCAGATTGCAGTCCTGACTCAGCGGATCAAGGATCTGACTGAGCACATGAAGGAGCACAAGCACGACTTCCACACCCAGCGCGGTCTGCTGGCTATGGTTGGTCGTCGCAAGCGCATGCTGGGCTACCTCAAGAAGACTGACATTGCCCGCTACCGTGCGCTCATCGAGCGCCTCGGCCTGCGCCGCTAG
- a CDS encoding M16 family metallopeptidase, whose product MTVVPLPLAQTVPGGELIHGAEGGSVVRRSVLPGGVRVLTEAMPGQRSATIGFWVGVGSRDEADGQHGSTHFLEHLLFKGTRRRTALEIASAFDEVGGESNAATAKESTCYFARVLDTDLPMAIDVIADMITGAVLDPSELEQERDVILEEIAMDSDDPTDVAHEKFVAAVLGIHPLGRPIGGTPAAIKAVSRDSVWEHYRRYYRPDEIVITAAGGLDHDVVCRLVLDALRTAGWELKDGAAPVDRRSTARADITGTSGLHVVKRPVEQANIIMGCPSIVATDDRRFVMSVLNAVLGGGMSSRLFQEIREKRGLVYSTYSFASAYADAGYFGMYAGCTPSKVKQVLELLGAELDKLAADGITDEELRKAVGQLCGGIVLALEDTGSRMSRLGRAELVSGEFQDIDETLRRIKAVTAEQVQELAVVLAAAPRTVTVVGPFEETETFGL is encoded by the coding sequence ATGACTGTCGTACCCCTCCCTCTGGCGCAGACCGTGCCCGGCGGCGAACTGATCCATGGTGCCGAAGGTGGCTCCGTTGTCCGGCGTTCGGTGCTACCGGGGGGCGTTCGCGTGCTCACCGAGGCCATGCCCGGTCAGCGCTCGGCAACCATCGGATTCTGGGTGGGGGTCGGTTCCCGCGACGAGGCAGACGGCCAGCACGGCTCCACCCACTTCCTCGAACATCTCTTGTTCAAGGGGACCAGACGGCGTACGGCCCTCGAGATCGCCTCTGCTTTTGACGAGGTGGGCGGAGAATCGAACGCGGCCACAGCCAAGGAAAGCACTTGCTACTTTGCCCGGGTGCTGGATACCGACCTGCCCATGGCCATCGACGTCATCGCCGACATGATTACCGGCGCGGTGCTGGATCCGTCGGAACTTGAGCAGGAACGCGACGTGATCCTTGAAGAAATCGCCATGGACAGCGATGACCCCACCGATGTGGCCCACGAGAAATTCGTGGCCGCGGTACTCGGCATTCACCCGCTGGGACGCCCGATCGGCGGCACCCCGGCTGCCATCAAGGCCGTGTCCCGCGATTCCGTGTGGGAGCACTACCGCCGCTACTACCGGCCTGACGAAATCGTCATCACCGCAGCAGGCGGGTTGGACCACGACGTCGTTTGCCGGCTGGTGCTCGATGCGTTGCGGACAGCCGGCTGGGAGCTGAAAGACGGCGCCGCCCCGGTTGATCGCCGTTCCACCGCACGTGCGGATATCACGGGTACGTCGGGGCTCCATGTGGTCAAGCGCCCCGTGGAACAGGCAAATATCATCATGGGCTGCCCCTCGATCGTTGCCACCGATGACCGTCGCTTTGTCATGAGCGTCCTGAACGCAGTCTTGGGTGGCGGGATGTCCTCGCGGCTCTTTCAGGAGATCCGCGAAAAACGCGGCCTCGTATATTCCACCTACTCCTTTGCCTCCGCCTACGCGGATGCAGGCTACTTCGGTATGTACGCCGGCTGCACGCCGTCGAAGGTCAAGCAGGTTCTGGAACTTCTGGGCGCTGAACTGGACAAACTTGCTGCTGACGGGATCACGGACGAGGAATTGCGCAAGGCCGTAGGCCAATTGTGCGGCGGAATCGTCCTGGCCTTAGAGGACACCGGTTCCCGGATGTCCCGCCTTGGCCGCGCCGAACTAGTCTCCGGCGAATTCCAGGACATTGACGAAACGCTCCGCCGCATCAAAGCCGTCACCGCCGAGCAAGTGCAGGAGCTCGCCGTCGTGCTCGCCGCTGCCCCACGCACGGTGACCGTCGTCGGGCCTTTCGAGGAGACGGAGACTTTCGGCCTCTAG
- a CDS encoding DUF1579 family protein has product MNEPLKSHANTALEAFLGHWRGSTELAASPWGPARTADAEVTFSRAAGGYALVQSYRHVEPDGTHFEGHGVFTVDPDHGDTLWYYVDSMGRPPEAPARGHWQDGTLRLERHSPRGTARHTFKVDGGVLTHMAELRLGDAATFSPFMISVCRRV; this is encoded by the coding sequence ATGAACGAGCCATTGAAGAGTCATGCAAACACTGCGCTGGAGGCGTTCCTGGGCCATTGGCGGGGGAGCACCGAGCTTGCCGCTTCTCCGTGGGGCCCGGCCCGGACCGCCGACGCCGAGGTCACCTTTTCCCGCGCGGCCGGAGGATACGCCTTGGTGCAGAGCTACCGGCACGTCGAGCCTGACGGTACGCACTTCGAGGGGCACGGTGTGTTCACGGTTGACCCGGACCACGGAGACACCCTGTGGTACTACGTGGACAGCATGGGCCGGCCGCCGGAAGCGCCGGCCCGTGGCCACTGGCAGGACGGCACGCTGAGGCTTGAGCGGCATAGCCCTCGCGGGACCGCGAGACACACCTTCAAAGTAGACGGCGGGGTGCTGACGCACATGGCCGAACTCCGGCTCGGCGATGCCGCGACATTCAGCCCGTTCATGATCTCCGTCTGCAGGCGCGTCTAA
- a CDS encoding polyribonucleotide nucleotidyltransferase, with product MEGPEIQFSEANIDNGRFGKRVIRFETGRLAKQAAGAAMVYIDEDTALLSATTAGKSPREGFDFFPLTVDVEERMYAAGRIPGSFFRREGRPSTEAILACRLMDRPLRPAFVKGLRNEVQIVVTVLAINPDELYDVVAINASSMSTQLSGLPFSGPIGGVRVALVADEQGSQWVAFPKHSQLENAVFNMVVAGRIAGDDVAIMMVEAEATDNSWNLIKEQGATAPTEEVVSEGLEAAKPFIKALCEAQADLAARAAKPTVEFPIFLDYQDDVYAAVEAAAAEKLAAVFQIADKQDRDNASDELKDEVLGALGGQFEGREKELSAAFRSLTKQVVRQRILKDQIRIDGRGLTDIRQLTAEVEVLPRVHGSAIFERGETQIMGVTTLNMLKMEQQIDSLSPVTRKRYMHNYNFPPYSTGETGRVGSPKRREIGHGALAERAIMPVLPSREEFPYAIRQVSEALSSNGSTSMGSVCASTLSLLNAGVPLKAAVAGIAMGLVSDQVDGQTRYAALTDILGAEDAFGDMDFKVAGTSEFVTAIQLDTKLDGIPASVLAAALKQAREARLHILDVINAAIDTPDELSEFAPRVIAVNIPVDKIGEVIGPKGKMINQIQEDTGADISIEDDGTVYIGATNGPSAEAARAAINAIANPQIPEIGERYLGTVVKTTTFGAFVSLTPGKDGLLHISELRKLASGKRVDNVDDVVSVGQKIQVEITKIDDRGKLSLSPVVAEEEGAASEEAPAEEADVSAE from the coding sequence ATGGAGGGTCCCGAAATCCAGTTCTCAGAAGCCAACATCGACAACGGCCGCTTTGGCAAGCGGGTTATCCGCTTCGAAACCGGCCGCCTTGCCAAGCAGGCAGCCGGCGCAGCGATGGTCTACATCGACGAAGACACCGCCCTGCTGTCCGCAACCACCGCGGGCAAATCCCCGCGTGAAGGCTTCGACTTCTTCCCGCTGACCGTCGACGTCGAAGAGCGCATGTACGCCGCCGGCCGCATCCCGGGCTCGTTCTTCCGCCGCGAAGGCCGCCCGTCCACCGAAGCCATCCTGGCTTGCCGCCTCATGGACCGCCCCCTGCGCCCCGCTTTCGTCAAGGGCCTGCGCAACGAGGTCCAGATCGTCGTCACCGTCCTGGCGATCAACCCGGACGAACTCTACGACGTCGTGGCCATCAACGCCTCGTCCATGTCCACCCAGCTCTCCGGCCTCCCGTTCTCCGGCCCGATCGGCGGCGTCCGCGTTGCCCTCGTCGCCGACGAACAGGGTTCGCAGTGGGTTGCGTTCCCGAAGCACTCCCAGCTCGAAAACGCCGTCTTCAACATGGTTGTCGCCGGACGCATTGCCGGTGACGACGTCGCCATCATGATGGTTGAAGCCGAAGCCACGGACAACTCCTGGAACCTCATCAAGGAACAGGGCGCTACCGCTCCCACCGAAGAGGTTGTTTCCGAGGGTCTCGAAGCCGCCAAGCCCTTCATCAAGGCCCTGTGCGAGGCCCAGGCCGACCTGGCCGCCCGCGCTGCCAAGCCCACGGTTGAGTTCCCGATCTTCCTGGACTACCAGGACGACGTCTACGCCGCTGTCGAAGCCGCCGCCGCCGAGAAGCTTGCTGCTGTCTTCCAGATCGCCGACAAGCAGGACCGCGACAACGCCTCCGACGAGCTCAAGGACGAAGTCCTTGGCGCCCTCGGCGGCCAGTTCGAAGGCCGCGAGAAGGAGCTCTCCGCAGCCTTCCGCTCCCTGACCAAGCAGGTTGTGCGCCAGCGCATCCTCAAGGACCAGATCCGCATCGACGGCCGTGGCCTGACGGACATCCGCCAGCTGACTGCCGAGGTAGAGGTCCTGCCCCGCGTTCACGGTTCCGCCATCTTCGAGCGCGGCGAAACCCAGATCATGGGTGTTACCACACTGAACATGCTCAAGATGGAACAGCAGATCGACTCGCTGTCTCCCGTCACGCGCAAGCGCTACATGCACAACTACAACTTCCCGCCGTACTCCACCGGCGAGACCGGCCGCGTCGGCTCCCCGAAGCGCCGCGAAATCGGTCACGGAGCCCTTGCAGAGCGCGCCATCATGCCGGTGCTGCCGTCCCGCGAGGAATTCCCGTACGCCATCCGCCAGGTGTCTGAGGCCCTCAGCTCCAACGGTTCGACGTCGATGGGTTCCGTTTGTGCCTCAACGCTGTCCCTGCTCAACGCAGGTGTGCCGCTGAAGGCAGCTGTTGCCGGTATCGCCATGGGCCTGGTTTCCGACCAGGTTGACGGTCAGACCCGCTACGCAGCCCTGACCGACATCCTCGGCGCCGAAGACGCTTTCGGCGACATGGACTTCAAGGTTGCCGGTACCTCCGAGTTCGTCACGGCTATCCAGCTTGACACCAAGCTTGACGGCATCCCGGCATCGGTCCTGGCAGCAGCCCTGAAGCAGGCCCGCGAAGCCCGCCTGCACATCCTGGATGTCATCAACGCCGCCATCGACACCCCGGACGAGCTCTCCGAGTTCGCACCGCGCGTCATCGCCGTCAACATCCCCGTTGACAAGATCGGCGAGGTCATCGGCCCCAAGGGCAAGATGATCAACCAGATCCAGGAAGACACCGGCGCCGACATCTCCATCGAAGACGACGGCACTGTCTACATCGGCGCCACCAACGGTCCGTCTGCCGAAGCAGCACGCGCCGCGATCAACGCCATTGCCAACCCGCAGATCCCGGAAATCGGTGAGCGTTACCTGGGCACGGTCGTCAAGACCACCACCTTTGGCGCGTTCGTTTCCCTGACCCCGGGCAAGGACGGTCTGCTGCACATCTCCGAGCTGCGCAAGCTGGCCAGCGGCAAGCGCGTGGACAACGTCGACGACGTCGTCTCCGTGGGCCAGAAGATCCAGGTCGAGATCACCAAGATCGATGACCGCGGCAAGCTCTCACTCTCCCCGGTTGTGGCCGAGGAAGAAGGCGCGGCCTCTGAGGAAGCTCCCGCCGAAGAGGCTGACGTATCCGCAGAGTAG
- a CDS encoding MoaD/ThiS family protein yields MLVRYFAAARAAAGVEEEHHDLPEGTSLDGLIAALLAVERPEPPAGTPTLARIISRSSFLRNEVAVRNRSAALGADDVVDVLPPFAGG; encoded by the coding sequence GTGCTTGTACGTTACTTCGCTGCCGCACGCGCCGCGGCAGGCGTCGAAGAGGAACACCACGATCTTCCGGAAGGAACCAGCCTGGACGGGCTCATCGCCGCCCTGCTCGCCGTCGAACGGCCGGAACCTCCGGCGGGAACGCCCACCCTGGCCCGGATTATTTCCCGCAGCAGTTTCCTGCGCAACGAGGTGGCGGTCCGCAACCGTTCGGCCGCCCTCGGTGCGGACGACGTCGTCGACGTCCTTCCGCCATTTGCCGGGGGCTGA
- a CDS encoding nucleoside deaminase, producing MAAHDAAQSPENYLEYALRLAVQNVADGGGPFGAVVVTPDGRLHDGVNRVTRDNDPTAHAEVVAIRRAASELGSFDLSGSVLYSSCEPCPLCLSAALWGRVSRVYFAADRHGAAAAGFDDAVFYEYFNGIRPELMPVHHAEVPASEAPFDAWRGHKNRTKY from the coding sequence ATGGCGGCGCACGATGCAGCTCAGAGTCCCGAGAACTACCTTGAATACGCCCTGCGGCTCGCAGTGCAAAACGTGGCCGACGGCGGCGGGCCTTTCGGCGCCGTCGTGGTCACCCCGGACGGACGGCTCCATGACGGCGTCAACCGGGTCACCCGCGACAACGACCCCACAGCGCACGCCGAAGTGGTCGCGATCCGGCGGGCGGCGTCGGAACTTGGAAGCTTCGATCTCAGCGGCTCCGTGCTCTATTCAAGCTGCGAACCGTGCCCCTTGTGCCTCTCGGCGGCCTTATGGGGCCGGGTAAGCCGGGTCTACTTTGCCGCGGACCGGCACGGGGCCGCGGCTGCTGGCTTCGACGACGCGGTCTTCTACGAGTACTTCAACGGCATCCGCCCGGAACTGATGCCCGTCCACCACGCGGAGGTTCCGGCATCGGAGGCTCCTTTCGATGCATGGCGCGGGCACAAGAACCGGACCAAATACTGA
- the truB gene encoding tRNA pseudouridine(55) synthase TruB, with translation MLSGLVIVDKPQGWTSHDVVGRMRRLAGTRKVGHAGTLDPMATGVLVLGINKATRLLTYIVGTSKTYSATIRLGESTITDDAEGDITASRSAAGVTEESIHTGVARLTGDIQQVPSSVSAIKVNGERSYARVRSGEEVKLAARPVTIHRFEIHTIRRIDDGRVVDVDVTVECSSGTYIRALARDLGEALGVGGHLTALRRTQVGPYSLEQARTLEQLAEELEVLEMSAAARALMPNRELSDAETTEISFGRRIAAGPNAGTAEAATAENPAAAFSPSGELVALLADAGSFAKPVLVFAPDNEKQAD, from the coding sequence GTGCTTTCTGGACTGGTAATCGTTGACAAGCCGCAAGGATGGACCAGCCACGATGTGGTTGGACGGATGCGGCGACTGGCCGGTACCCGGAAAGTAGGCCACGCTGGAACTTTGGACCCCATGGCCACCGGTGTCCTGGTGCTGGGGATCAACAAGGCAACACGATTGTTGACGTACATCGTGGGTACCTCCAAGACGTACTCCGCCACCATCCGGCTCGGCGAATCCACCATCACCGACGACGCCGAAGGCGACATCACCGCGAGCCGCAGTGCCGCCGGGGTCACTGAGGAATCCATCCATACCGGCGTCGCCCGGCTCACCGGGGATATCCAGCAGGTTCCCAGCAGCGTCAGCGCAATCAAGGTCAACGGCGAACGGTCCTACGCGCGCGTCCGTTCGGGTGAAGAAGTCAAGCTCGCCGCCCGGCCCGTGACCATCCACCGTTTCGAGATCCATACCATCCGCAGGATCGACGACGGCAGGGTAGTGGACGTCGATGTCACCGTTGAGTGCTCCTCCGGTACGTACATCCGTGCCTTGGCACGCGACCTTGGCGAGGCCCTCGGCGTCGGCGGACACCTCACGGCGCTGCGCCGCACGCAAGTGGGGCCATACTCCCTTGAGCAGGCCCGCACCCTCGAACAGCTCGCCGAGGAACTGGAAGTCCTCGAAATGTCTGCGGCTGCCCGCGCGCTCATGCCGAACCGGGAGCTGAGCGACGCCGAAACCACAGAGATTTCCTTTGGCCGCAGGATCGCCGCCGGGCCAAATGCGGGCACGGCGGAGGCTGCCACCGCCGAGAACCCCGCTGCCGCGTTCTCGCCGTCAGGGGAACTGGTGGCGTTGCTGGCCGACGCGGGGAGTTTCGCCAAGCCTGTGCTGGTGTTCGCGCCGGACAACGAAAAGCAGGCAGACTAG
- a CDS encoding bifunctional riboflavin kinase/FAD synthetase: MVHIWNDPTEVPEDFGPSVVTIGNFDGVHRGHQQVLTQLLRTSKQHGARSVVVTFDPHPALVHRPDSAPELIMGLQDKLDALVDAGVDAVLVMKYNLALAGMTPGEFVGTVLLDGLHAAHVVVGHDLRFGAGNSGDVGTMQELGKDLGFGVHVVNEFGAEGFPVHDDGGTDRRCSSTWVREALAEGDVETAAAVLGRPHRMRGEVVHGAARGRALGFPTANLDHGATGYVPADGIYAGWLIDGSGTRWPAAISVGSNPTFDGVSRQVEAHVIDRPEEAVEDFNLYGQTVVVEFAARLRGMVAYRGPEALVGQMRLDVVQAHDLLLNK, from the coding sequence ATGGTCCACATCTGGAACGATCCCACCGAGGTCCCCGAGGATTTCGGTCCCAGCGTCGTTACCATCGGGAACTTTGACGGCGTCCATCGTGGACACCAGCAGGTGCTGACGCAGCTTCTGCGCACTTCTAAGCAGCACGGTGCGCGGTCCGTCGTCGTGACTTTCGATCCGCACCCGGCCCTGGTCCACCGGCCCGATTCGGCACCTGAGCTCATCATGGGGCTGCAGGACAAGCTCGATGCCCTGGTCGACGCGGGCGTGGACGCCGTCCTGGTCATGAAATACAACCTCGCGCTGGCAGGTATGACTCCCGGGGAATTCGTCGGCACCGTCCTGCTCGACGGGCTTCACGCAGCGCACGTCGTGGTGGGCCACGATCTCCGTTTCGGTGCAGGCAATTCCGGCGACGTCGGCACCATGCAGGAATTGGGCAAGGACCTGGGATTCGGCGTCCACGTAGTCAACGAGTTTGGCGCGGAGGGGTTTCCAGTCCACGACGACGGCGGCACGGACCGCCGCTGTTCCTCCACCTGGGTGCGTGAAGCCCTTGCCGAGGGCGACGTCGAGACCGCGGCCGCGGTACTTGGCCGCCCGCACCGCATGCGGGGCGAAGTGGTCCACGGCGCAGCTCGCGGACGCGCCCTTGGCTTTCCCACGGCAAACCTTGACCATGGCGCCACCGGCTACGTGCCCGCAGATGGAATCTACGCAGGCTGGCTGATCGACGGGTCCGGAACCCGCTGGCCCGCCGCGATTTCCGTGGGTTCCAATCCCACCTTCGACGGTGTGAGCCGCCAGGTGGAAGCCCACGTCATCGACCGCCCGGAAGAGGCCGTGGAGGACTTCAATCTCTACGGACAAACCGTCGTGGTGGAATTTGCCGCGCGGCTGCGGGGCATGGTGGCATACCGTGGACCAGAGGCCCTTGTTGGGCAGATGCGGCTCGACGTCGTCCAGGCCCACGATCTTTTGCTGAACAAGTAG
- the moaA gene encoding GTP 3',8-cyclase MoaA has product MSVQLGMPLPATGDGTGSNASAPPPRPAGTPEGLFDRYGRRATDMRLSLTDKCNLRCTYCMPAEGLEWLSKQAVMTAAEIVRIVRIGVEQLGVRELRLTGGEPLVRADLVDIISALRKAHPDLPISMTTNGVGLDKKAAALKEAGLTRINVSLDSLHEETFTKLTRRPFLGKVLAGVDAAWAAGLGPVKINAVLMRGINDAESPDLLAWALDRRYELRFIEQMPLDADHGWTRRNMITAAEIRELLSRDFVLSPDPRERDGAPAERFEVRRRDPASAEANGAVLGTVGIIASVTEPFCSDCRRTRITAEGKIMSCLFSREEFDLLGLLRQGASDDELAQRWQDAMWIKPKAHGMDHTGLGAPDFVQPDRSMSAIGG; this is encoded by the coding sequence ATGAGTGTTCAGCTAGGCATGCCGTTGCCCGCTACGGGCGATGGGACAGGGAGCAACGCGTCCGCGCCCCCGCCGCGCCCTGCCGGGACCCCTGAGGGCCTGTTCGACCGCTACGGACGCCGGGCCACCGACATGCGCCTGTCCCTGACCGACAAATGCAACCTTCGGTGCACCTATTGCATGCCCGCCGAAGGGCTCGAATGGCTATCCAAACAGGCCGTCATGACCGCAGCCGAGATCGTCCGGATAGTGCGGATCGGCGTCGAACAACTCGGAGTCCGCGAACTGCGCCTCACCGGCGGCGAGCCCTTGGTGCGTGCCGACCTCGTGGACATCATCTCCGCCCTCCGTAAGGCACACCCCGATCTGCCGATCTCCATGACGACCAACGGCGTCGGCCTGGACAAGAAGGCGGCCGCGCTCAAGGAAGCCGGGCTCACACGCATCAACGTCTCCCTCGACTCGCTGCACGAAGAGACATTCACCAAGCTGACCCGGCGACCCTTCCTCGGCAAGGTGCTTGCCGGCGTCGACGCCGCCTGGGCCGCGGGCCTGGGACCGGTCAAAATCAATGCCGTGCTCATGCGGGGAATCAACGACGCCGAGTCCCCGGACCTCCTGGCCTGGGCTTTGGACCGCCGCTATGAGCTGCGCTTCATCGAGCAAATGCCGCTGGACGCCGATCACGGTTGGACCCGGCGGAACATGATCACCGCAGCGGAGATCCGCGAACTGCTCTCGCGGGACTTCGTGCTCAGCCCGGACCCTCGTGAACGCGACGGCGCACCTGCCGAACGATTCGAAGTACGACGCCGGGACCCTGCTTCCGCGGAAGCCAACGGCGCTGTTCTAGGCACCGTCGGTATTATCGCCTCGGTCACTGAGCCGTTCTGTTCCGATTGCCGGCGCACAAGGATCACCGCCGAAGGCAAGATCATGAGCTGCCTGTTCTCCCGCGAAGAATTCGATCTCCTCGGCTTGCTCCGGCAAGGCGCCAGCGACGACGAACTCGCCCAACGCTGGCAGGACGCCATGTGGATCAAACCCAAGGCGCACGGGATGGACCACACCGGCCTCGGCGCACCGGACTTCGTCCAGCCGGACCGCAGCATGAGCGCCATCGGAGGCTGA
- the kynA gene encoding tryptophan 2,3-dioxygenase yields MSVEKNTRPLDEGIVKDFSTRMSYGSYLQLPLLLSAQQPVSQPEHHDELLFIIQHQTTELWLKLVLHELRSAATWLRQDDLGSALKGIARVKHIQKTLTEQWSVLATLTPTEYSQFRGFLGNASGFQSSQYRAVEFILGNKNAKILPVFDSDPESRAMLEELLHAPSIYDEFLAYLHRHGYDVPASVLDRDVSQAHQFAPGLLPLFKHIYEHAADNWAAYEACEELVDLEDNFQLWRFRHLRTVQRTIGMKTGTGGSSGVSFLQKALDLTFFPELFAVRTEIGK; encoded by the coding sequence GTGAGCGTTGAGAAGAACACCCGGCCACTCGACGAAGGCATCGTCAAGGATTTCAGCACACGCATGAGCTACGGCTCCTACCTGCAGCTTCCCCTGCTGCTCAGTGCGCAGCAACCTGTCAGCCAGCCGGAGCACCATGACGAACTCTTATTCATCATCCAGCACCAGACCACGGAGCTTTGGCTGAAGCTGGTCCTCCACGAGCTCCGCAGTGCCGCGACGTGGCTGCGCCAGGACGATCTTGGCTCCGCGCTCAAGGGCATCGCAAGGGTCAAGCACATCCAGAAGACCCTCACCGAGCAATGGTCGGTGCTGGCCACCCTGACTCCCACGGAATACTCGCAGTTCCGCGGCTTCCTGGGGAACGCGTCCGGCTTCCAGTCGAGCCAGTACCGTGCCGTCGAGTTCATCCTTGGCAACAAGAACGCGAAGATTCTGCCGGTGTTCGATTCGGATCCGGAATCGCGGGCCATGCTGGAGGAACTCCTGCACGCGCCCAGTATCTACGACGAATTCCTGGCCTATCTTCACCGCCATGGCTACGACGTTCCGGCGTCCGTCCTGGACCGGGACGTCTCCCAGGCACACCAGTTCGCCCCTGGGCTCTTGCCGCTCTTCAAGCACATCTATGAACATGCCGCAGACAACTGGGCGGCCTACGAGGCCTGCGAGGAACTGGTGGACCTTGAGGACAACTTCCAACTGTGGCGCTTCAGGCATTTGCGCACTGTCCAGCGGACCATCGGCATGAAGACCGGAACCGGAGGTTCAAGCGGAGTTTCATTCCTCCAGAAGGCACTTGACCTGACGTTCTTCCCCGAGCTGTTTGCCGTCCGAACTGAGATCGGGAAGTGA